A region from the Toxotes jaculatrix isolate fToxJac2 chromosome 2, fToxJac2.pri, whole genome shotgun sequence genome encodes:
- the snai1b gene encoding snail family zinc finger 1b isoform X2 translates to MPRSFLVKKYFSNKKPYYRESQLESQTAFVPESFPRAELPTQDNSSALTCYPTNPFHNNTDNLPAPLSPITPVSLPPSPLGPLDLSSSPSSSSGEEEEDGGRSSDPPSPDVIQHIYHCLYCSKNYNSLSALSHHQMSHHQLSHCAPLQQTPSLPTEVSARPAFHCKHCPKEYTSLGALKMHIRSHTLPCVCPTCGKAFSRPWLLRGHIRTHTGERPFACQHCNRAFADRSNLRAHLQTHSEVKKYQCGSCSRTFSRMSLLHKHNISGCCPAS, encoded by the exons ATGCCTCGGTCATTCCTTGTGAAGAAGTATTTTTCCAACAAGAAGCCATACTACAGGGAGAGCCAGCTGGAGAGTCAGACTG CTTTTGTCCCAGAAAGCTTTCCTCGAGCTGAACTTCCAACGCAGGACAACAGCTCTGCCCTGACCTGCTATCCCACCAACCCATTCCACAACAACACGGACAACCTGCCTGCACCTCTTTCCCCCATCACCCCAGTGTCTCTGCCCCCTTCACCCTTGGGCCCTCTGGACCTCAGCAGCTCACCCTCCAGCAGCAGtggcgaggaagaggaggacggtGGGCGTAGTTCAGATCCCCCCAGTCCAGATGTCATCCAACACATCTACCACTGTCTCTACTGCAGTAAGAACTACAACAGCCTGTCTGCACTGTCCCACCATCAGATGTCGCACCACCAGCTCTCCCACTGTGCCCCACTacagcagacaccctctctgcCCACAGAGGTGTCTGCACGCCCAGCCTTCCACTGCAAACACTGCCCCAAGGAGTACACCAGCCTGGGAGCCCTGAAGATGCACATCCGCTCACACACTCTGCCTTGTGTGTGCCCCACCTGTGGCAAGGCCTTCTCCAGACCATGGCTGCTCAGGGGACacattcgcacacacacag GTGAACGTCCCTTCGCTTGTCAGCACTGTAATCGTGCCTTTGCTGATCGCTCCAACCTTCGCGCCCACCTGCAGACCCACTCTGAAGTGAAGAAGTACCagtgtggctcttgctcacggACCTTCAGTCGCATGTccctgctgcacaaacacaacatctcTGGATGCTGCCCTGCCTCATAG
- the snai1b gene encoding snail family zinc finger 1b isoform X1, translated as MPRSFLVKKYFSNKKPYYRESQLESQTAAFVPESFPRAELPTQDNSSALTCYPTNPFHNNTDNLPAPLSPITPVSLPPSPLGPLDLSSSPSSSSGEEEEDGGRSSDPPSPDVIQHIYHCLYCSKNYNSLSALSHHQMSHHQLSHCAPLQQTPSLPTEVSARPAFHCKHCPKEYTSLGALKMHIRSHTLPCVCPTCGKAFSRPWLLRGHIRTHTGERPFACQHCNRAFADRSNLRAHLQTHSEVKKYQCGSCSRTFSRMSLLHKHNISGCCPAS; from the exons ATGCCTCGGTCATTCCTTGTGAAGAAGTATTTTTCCAACAAGAAGCCATACTACAGGGAGAGCCAGCTGGAGAGTCAGACTG CAGCTTTTGTCCCAGAAAGCTTTCCTCGAGCTGAACTTCCAACGCAGGACAACAGCTCTGCCCTGACCTGCTATCCCACCAACCCATTCCACAACAACACGGACAACCTGCCTGCACCTCTTTCCCCCATCACCCCAGTGTCTCTGCCCCCTTCACCCTTGGGCCCTCTGGACCTCAGCAGCTCACCCTCCAGCAGCAGtggcgaggaagaggaggacggtGGGCGTAGTTCAGATCCCCCCAGTCCAGATGTCATCCAACACATCTACCACTGTCTCTACTGCAGTAAGAACTACAACAGCCTGTCTGCACTGTCCCACCATCAGATGTCGCACCACCAGCTCTCCCACTGTGCCCCACTacagcagacaccctctctgcCCACAGAGGTGTCTGCACGCCCAGCCTTCCACTGCAAACACTGCCCCAAGGAGTACACCAGCCTGGGAGCCCTGAAGATGCACATCCGCTCACACACTCTGCCTTGTGTGTGCCCCACCTGTGGCAAGGCCTTCTCCAGACCATGGCTGCTCAGGGGACacattcgcacacacacag GTGAACGTCCCTTCGCTTGTCAGCACTGTAATCGTGCCTTTGCTGATCGCTCCAACCTTCGCGCCCACCTGCAGACCCACTCTGAAGTGAAGAAGTACCagtgtggctcttgctcacggACCTTCAGTCGCATGTccctgctgcacaaacacaacatctcTGGATGCTGCCCTGCCTCATAG